A single window of Vanessa atalanta chromosome 27, ilVanAtal1.2, whole genome shotgun sequence DNA harbors:
- the LOC125074198 gene encoding spliceosome-associated protein CWC27 homolog has protein sequence MSNIYIQEPPALGKVLLKTTAGDIDVELWTKETPKASRNFIQLCLEGYYNGTIFHRVVPGFIVQGGDPNGDGTGGESVYGEPFKDEFHSRLRFNRRGLVAMANAGKDDNGSQFFFTLAATPELQNKHTIFGKVTGDTIYNVLKLSEGLIGPHEKPEHPHKIINTLVLINPFTDIVPRVQEKPLDQDADKSKKKKKERQGVKNFGLLSFGEEAEEDEGEAQEFRGKPKSTHDLLEDPKLSKKTAAELEEQNEKEEQSSKENDQKREETAQAVSNIREKLKNKETAQEKEGSSGRKRGKSPVEDEEDSKRKKESDDEEYYLGKEKDMERAKERDRIRNEIKKLRKEMRGAKEEPKEDKKEEPSDSKKLEEENEMYKKFIEEQEKYKKMKEKIPKKGAARSRTKFTRKTPRKKVWSKNLYENHDYPDNYTDGKFLEDLRKNLFVEKVTLKQAVLGSFRVVLRLCLCVLYAILFVYMHNKWIHTHTVIYLSITIACVCYILYILVEGGAFLRHFKIVLVYLVIGYILSPVLHTLTDTVSTDTIYAWAVIMMLIHLMFFDYDVPAAFVSKSLSINAAIFASVCLVSRLSTPFDAFVLLTISVIFFVLSPQLFQALLRTRLFLALFFVTLTLTVVSLYAVSLNLMCYFSFFVLILSGYCPVMFVKWQIYKDNIYGPWDEAIINNSNVFDEEDFTLKLLAKFKTKLHAIKEKNQADEEKPSEEASDEDDINTDDWLGHTLRFEDKGSVVAKDASSKGDDWFDIYDPRNPINKRKRDKNDKKNKK, from the exons atgagtaatatttatattcaagaaCCACCTGCGCTTGGCAAG GTGCTTTTAAAAACCACAGCTGGTGATATAGATGTTGAATTATGGACGAAGGAAACGCCGAAAGCGTCACGGAATTTTATACAACTTTGTTTAGAGGGTTATTACaatg GTACGATATTCCACAGAGTAGTGCCAGGTTTTATTGTGCAAGGCGGTGATCCAAATGGTGATGGTACAGGAGGAGAATCAGTGTATGGTGAACCatttaaa GATGAGTTCCATTCTCGTCTCCGCTTCAACCGTCGAGGATTGGTGGCGATGGCAAATGCAGGGAAAGATGATAACGGTTCACAATTCTTCTTCACTCTAGCAGCTACTCCGGAACtacaaaacaaacatacaatattTGGAAAAGTTACTG GTGATACAATCTACAATGTTCTTAAGTTGTCCGAAGGTCTAATAGGCCCCCATGAAAAACCTGAACACCCCCACAAGATAATAAACACTCTAGTATTAATTAACCCTTTCACTGATATCGTGCCGAGGGTGCAAGAGAAACCCCTGGATCAAGATGCGGACaaatctaaaaagaaaaagaaggaGAGACAAGGGGTGAA aaATTTTGGGCTTCTATCATTCGGAGAAGAAGCGGAGGAAGATGAAGGTGAGGCCCAAGAGTTCAGAGGGAAACCGAAATCGACGCACGATCTTCTAGAAGATCCCAAGTTAAGCAAGAAGACTGCTGCGG AATTAGAAGAACAAAATGAAAAAGAAGAACAATCGAGCAAAGAAAACGATCAGAAGAGAGAAGAAACAGCACAAGCAGTTAGTAATATACGGGAAAAGTTGAAGAATAAAGAAACAGCACAGGAAAAAGAGGGAAGTAGTGGGAGAAAGAGAGGGAAGAGTCCAGTTGAAGACGAGGAAGACAGTAAGAGAAAGAAAGAGAGCGACGATGAAGAGTATTATCTCGGGAAAGAGAAGGATATGGAGAGAGCGAAAGAGAG AGATCGtataagaaatgaaataaagaaaCTCAGAAAGGAAATGCGAGGCGCTAAAGAAGAACCGAAAGAAGATAAAAAAGAAGAGCCCAGTGACAGTAAGAAGTTGGAAGAAGAAAACGAGATGTATAAGAAGTTTATAGAGGAAcaggaaaaatataaaaagatgaaAGAGAAGATACCAAAGAAAGGAGCGGCTAG AAGCAGAACAAAGTTCACACGAAAAACTCCCAGAAAGAAAGTTTGGTCGAAGAATCTTTACGAAAATCATGACTATCCAGACAATTACACGGACGGAAAATTCCTAGAAGACCTAAGGAAGAATTTGTTCGTTGAAAAAGTGACTTTAAAACAAGCCGTTCTAGGCTCGTTTCGGGTTGTACTAAGGTTATGCTTGTGTGTGTTATACGCCATCTTGTTTGTTTACATGCATAATAAATGGATTCACACACATACAGTCATTTATCTATCCATAACGATTGCGTGTGTGtgctatatattgtatattcttGTTGAAGGTGGGGCGTTTTTGAGgcattttaaaatagttcttGTGTACTTAGTCATAGGGTATATTCTGTCTCCTGTATTACACACATTGACAGATACCGTGAGTACAGATACGATATACGCTTGGGCGGTTATAATGATGTTGATACATCTAATGTTTTTCGATTATGACGTCCCGGCGGCGTTCGTATCGAAATCGTTATCGATAAACGCAGCGATATTCGCTTCGGTGTGTCTCGTTTCTCGACTATCGACGCCGTTCGATGCGTTCGTACTTTTAACGATATCCGTTATATTTTTCGTACTAAGTCCGCAATTATTCCAAGCGCTTCTACGCACGAGATTGTTCTTAGCGTTATTTTTTGTAACGCTAACACTAACTGTAGTCTCCTTGTACGCGGTTTCGTTGAatttaatgtgttatttttCATTCTTTGTGTTGATACTGAGCGGTTACTGCCCCGTGATGTTTGTGAAGTGGcagatatataaagataatatctaCGGACCGTGGGACGAAGCGATAATAAACAATTCGAATGTATTCGACGA agaGGATTTCACGCTGAAACTTCTGGCgaaattcaaaactaaattacacGCGATTAAAGAGAAGAATCAAGCTGATGAAGAGAAGCCCAGTGAAGAGGCCAGTGACGAAGATGACATCAACACTGATGATTg GTTGGGTCACACACTCCGCTTCGAGGATAAGGGTTCAGTGGTTGCCAAGGACGCTTCCTCGAAAGGCGATGACTGGTTCGACATCTACGATCCGCGCAACCCAATCAATAAGAGAAAGAGAGACAAAAACGATAAAaagaataagaaataa